From Cytophagia bacterium CHB2, one genomic window encodes:
- a CDS encoding cyanophycin synthetase, translating to MKRIYLEMSVYYHRLRRYVNDHRVVDRPKFETFRQRFYDQLWREVAGRMGAKIEDFGYGFSKISRGAQYTFVLQSKVMLDDHLSLRLAGNKPLVHRILSERNYPIQDYREYTLHSLAKAYDFMQKIGGACVVKPAAATGAGNGITTKIRNRQQLRKASLRAATFSTRLLIEKEMAGSSYRLLYLGGKFLDAVRRDSPVVTGDGKHSIAQLMHVENRRRLQGDEIVALSPLQADYECQLCLRERGYKLSAVPAAGETVRLKTVVNQNSASENETVRASVHPSIIQIGAEIAALFRLELVGVDLITPDITNPLQDAGGVINEINTNPGLHHHYLIKNKTENAEVAREILEYILKR from the coding sequence GAAACCTTCCGCCAGCGCTTTTATGATCAACTTTGGCGCGAAGTCGCCGGCCGCATGGGCGCAAAAATCGAAGACTTCGGCTATGGCTTTTCCAAAATCAGCCGTGGCGCGCAATACACCTTTGTTCTGCAATCCAAGGTGATGCTGGATGATCACCTGAGTTTGCGGCTCGCCGGCAACAAGCCCCTGGTGCATCGCATCCTTTCCGAGCGGAACTACCCGATTCAGGATTATCGCGAATATACTCTGCACAGTCTGGCGAAGGCATACGATTTCATGCAGAAAATCGGCGGCGCCTGTGTGGTGAAACCGGCCGCCGCCACCGGCGCAGGTAACGGCATCACCACCAAAATCCGCAACCGGCAACAGCTTCGCAAAGCTTCGCTTAGGGCCGCAACGTTCTCAACGCGGCTGTTGATCGAAAAAGAGATGGCCGGCAGCTCGTATCGCCTGTTGTATTTGGGCGGGAAGTTTCTCGATGCCGTGCGCCGCGATTCGCCCGTGGTGACCGGCGACGGCAAGCACAGCATTGCGCAATTGATGCATGTGGAGAATCGCCGGCGGCTGCAGGGCGACGAAATCGTTGCGCTTTCACCGCTGCAAGCTGATTACGAATGCCAGCTTTGTTTGCGCGAGCGCGGATACAAATTGAGCGCCGTACCGGCGGCGGGTGAAACGGTGAGATTAAAAACCGTGGTGAATCAGAATTCCGCCTCGGAGAATGAAACCGTGCGCGCCTCGGTTCATCCTTCGATCATCCAAATCGGCGCTGAAATCGCCGCGCTGTTTCGCCTCGAATTAGTCGGAGTAGATTTGATCACGCCGGACATTACCAATCCGCTGCAAGACGCGGGCGGCGTGATCAATGAGATCAACACCAATCCCGGCTTGCACCATCACTATTTGATCAAAAACAAAACTGAGAACGCGGAGGTCGCGCGTGAAATTTTGGAGTATATCCTGAAACGTTGA